The window GGTTCTGCATATCCGAGCTGCCCGGCGATGGCCTCACCCGTGTCTGCCGTTGAATCGGCGCTGTCCGTATTGTAACTGGTTAAAAGCTGTTCTTTTCTGGGATAGCCCAACGAGTCAAACATCCGATCCGAAACGATCAACAGCGGTTCATCGATCATGGGAGGCGTGACCGCCTTTCCGACGGTTTGTTTCATGTGGAATGTGATGGATGTTCCCTTTACTGACCACTCGTGTTCCGGAAAAGGCCGGTTTTTCATGGTCCAGATGGTCGCGGCTTCATTTCCCTGCAGCGACAGTACCGGGTAATCCAAGGCTTTGGCAAGCTTGGTATACTCGGACAGGCGGATGATGTTCAGGGATTGTCCATTTATCGAATCGAAGCTCGCTACATGGACAGACAATTTATCATAACGAATTTGCCGTTCTTTGAGCACTTGTTCGATTATTTTCGTGTGATAGGCTGCCTGCCCGGCATCGCCGGTGGTTTGGATGTAATTATAGGCGAACGGGTACGCAGCCGAGATTTGTTTGTGGATGGTTTCCAGAAATCCCATCAAGCCGCCCATAGCGCAAATGGCGACTGTCGAAACGACCGTCACGAGAAAGAACATACGGGCGTTGTCCTTCATGCGGTAAGCCATGTCAGATAAAACGAGCACATTCGTTTTGCGCAAAAAGATTGAGCGGTTGCTTCTTAACGTGCGGATCACAAACACGCTTAATTGTGTGTACAAAAAGTAAGTGCCGATGATGATTAGGACCGTCACCGGCACAAGAGCGAAAACGACAGTGGGACCTTTAACCTGGAACGATATGATATATCCGCCAAGAAGAAGGCAGAACGCTATAATTGAAAGAAAAACGGATGATTTAGGCTCAGGCTTCGGTTTGGCGCTGCTTTTCAGCAGATCGATCGGCTTGCTGGCCCTTACGAATACAGCTGTGAACGCGGAGATGACGAGAAACAACAGCACGAATGCGGAAAGAGTGAGCAGAATGGCTGTGCCAGGCATGTAGTATGGCAGCGGGCTCATGTGCATCACATCGGCTCCAATCATCATGAATAGCTTGGCGAACAGCATACCGGCGGTAAGACCTGCCACAATGGAAGCGAAACCGATCACCATGTTTTCGATAAAGACGATCTGTCGCAGCTGATTGTAGGTCATGCCGTGCATGATGAGCACTCCAAATTCCCGTTTGCGGGATTTCAGGAAGGCACTGCCGGAATAGAGTACGAAGAAGATGGAGAACACATATACGATATATTCCGCAACCGTCATTGCCTCAACCGCCGCCCCATTGAAACCGGAATTTTTAATGGCAGGGTGAAAAATAAAAACAGCATACATGAAAAAGATCATCACCGAAAACGTGCTGCTCAGAAAAAAAGCGGCATATGTCCGTTTGTTCCGGCTAACATTCCGGAGGGCAAATTGTCGCAACGTCATTTATTGCCCCTCCCGACTTATTAGCGGAATGGTCATCATGGACAGGATACGCCGTGAACTCCTCTTAATGAACGCGAAGCGGTGAAAGGTCATGTGCATTCCCTCCCATTAGCGAAAGCATATCGATAATCTGCTGGAAGAAGGTCTGGCGGTTGTTCCCCCTGTAAAATTCATTATAGAGCCGGCCGTCCTTAATGAATACGACCCGGTGGCAGTAGCTGGCAGCTAGAGCGTCATGGGTGACCAGCAACATGGTCGTTTGATCGGTATCGTTGATAGCCTCCATCATTTCCATTACATCCCGTGAAGATTTGGAATCGAGATTTCCCGTCGGCTCATCGGCCAGCAGCAGCGAAGGGGAATGAATGATGGCCCTTGCAATGGCAGCCCTCTGCCGTTGCCCTCCCGACACTTCATAGGTTCGTTTATTCAGAATTTCGGTGATGCCCAGTTTTTCGGCCACCGGTTGAAGCCTGGCGTCCATTTCTTTCACACTTTTCCCGTCCAGCGTAAGAGGGAGGATGATATTTTCCCCGATGGTCAGCGTATCCAGCAAATTAAAATCCTGAAAGACAAAGCCCAGCTTCCGTCTGCGGAACAGGGCCAGATCATGTTTGGATAACAAGTGGGGGTTTTCCCCATTAATCAACACTTCTCCGGAGGTAGGCGTGTCGATTGTGGATACTGCGTTCAGCAGTGTTGTTTTGCCGCTGCCGGAAGGACCCATAATGCCGACAAATTCGCCTTTCCCGACAACCAGGTTCATATCGCTCATCGCCCTATACGCGATGCTGCCATCATAAACTTTTCCCAGATTGCGCACGATTAACATATCCATATCAAGCATTCTTCCTTTCATACGGCCGGAATTTCGAATCCCCAAGCCCTCCCGCATAATCATAACCGCTCCTCAGCCAATATCCCATCGATTATTCTTAAACAAAACTTACAATGCTGTAATAAAAAACACGCATGTTCATGAAGCTTGAACATGCGTGATTCCCATCCATATACGTACTGCAGTCCCTTGTCCCTGCTCGGATTCAATTTCGACGTGATGATCAAGCCGCGAGGCGATTTCCCGAACCAGGTAGAGACCCATCCCGGTGGATTCACCGAAGCGTCTTCCGTTTTCCCCTGTAAAATAGGCATCGAACACCCGCTTGATATCCTGTTTCGGGATTCCCGCGCCATTGTCCCGAATCTCAAGAGCGGCTTGCTGTCCGCGTATATCAGAGCTAATCAGGATGCGGCTGCTTACGCCTGCCGAATACCGCACCGCATTGGTGATTAATTGGCCGAGTGCGAATGCAAGCCACTTGTCATCGGACATGACCATCAGCCGGTCATCGACCTGGATTTCCGGGAAGACCTTGTTGCGGATAAATAAATTTTTGTGTTCAGCCACCACTTTCCCGACCAGCTGATGAAGATGCACCGGCTCCACCACGAAATCCTGCTCGAACGCATCCAAGCGTGAGGTATACAGCACTGTGTCAAGCCCCTTCTCCAGCTTATCTATTTCCTCTCGAATGCTGTCAAAGAAGGGGTCGGTTTCATTCTGAACCGCAAGGTGCATAACGGATAGCGGGGTTTTCATCTGGTGCACCCACTGATTGATAAAGGTGATGTGATCGTTTAGCTTTTTACGGTATTGTTGGATATCGTTCTGATACAGACGATACTTTCCCTGGAGCAGATGCCCAAGTGCATCCGCGAGCGGTGCGTTCCCGACAAATTCGGCCGATTCGTCAATGGACAGAAGCGGACGAGTCAGCCTCCGGTAAAACCGGTAATGGCGGATAT of the Paenibacillus pedocola genome contains:
- a CDS encoding ABC transporter permease, with product MTLRQFALRNVSRNKRTYAAFFLSSTFSVMIFFMYAVFIFHPAIKNSGFNGAAVEAMTVAEYIVYVFSIFFVLYSGSAFLKSRKREFGVLIMHGMTYNQLRQIVFIENMVIGFASIVAGLTAGMLFAKLFMMIGADVMHMSPLPYYMPGTAILLTLSAFVLLFLVISAFTAVFVRASKPIDLLKSSAKPKPEPKSSVFLSIIAFCLLLGGYIISFQVKGPTVVFALVPVTVLIIIGTYFLYTQLSVFVIRTLRSNRSIFLRKTNVLVLSDMAYRMKDNARMFFLVTVVSTVAICAMGGLMGFLETIHKQISAAYPFAYNYIQTTGDAGQAAYHTKIIEQVLKERQIRYDKLSVHVASFDSINGQSLNIIRLSEYTKLAKALDYPVLSLQGNEAATIWTMKNRPFPEHEWSVKGTSITFHMKQTVGKAVTPPMIDEPLLIVSDRMFDSLGYPRKEQLLTSYNTDSADSTADTGEAIAGQLGYAEPSGFWFASSAYLEEQMKRTYNLMLFVGLFVSCVFFVASGSFLYFRLFTDLNDDKQKYLSLSKIGLTGKELEKVATLQLALLFFVPLAVALIHSSVALYALHNLFHSPVIHSAITIFIVFLAAQILYFLLIRARYLEHLKHSAGFN
- a CDS encoding sensor histidine kinase; this translates as MRLFWREQAPLIFMYAGQLLLTVYMCRLSGFRNTNDLIYICMVNTALFAFYLIYRYIRHYRFYRRLTRPLLSIDESAEFVGNAPLADALGHLLQGKYRLYQNDIQQYRKKLNDHITFINQWVHQMKTPLSVMHLAVQNETDPFFDSIREEIDKLEKGLDTVLYTSRLDAFEQDFVVEPVHLHQLVGKVVAEHKNLFIRNKVFPEIQVDDRLMVMSDDKWLAFALGQLITNAVRYSAGVSSRILISSDIRGQQAALEIRDNGAGIPKQDIKRVFDAYFTGENGRRFGESTGMGLYLVREIASRLDHHVEIESEQGQGTAVRIWMGITHVQAS
- a CDS encoding ABC transporter ATP-binding protein, giving the protein MDMLIVRNLGKVYDGSIAYRAMSDMNLVVGKGEFVGIMGPSGSGKTTLLNAVSTIDTPTSGEVLINGENPHLLSKHDLALFRRRKLGFVFQDFNLLDTLTIGENIILPLTLDGKSVKEMDARLQPVAEKLGITEILNKRTYEVSGGQRQRAAIARAIIHSPSLLLADEPTGNLDSKSSRDVMEMMEAINDTDQTTMLLVTHDALAASYCHRVVFIKDGRLYNEFYRGNNRQTFFQQIIDMLSLMGGNAHDLSPLRVH